The region CGTCAAAGGCCGGCGCCATCAGCTCAAAGGTCTCGCGGGTGCGGGTGGCATCGGACGAGAGGGCGACCCTGGGCACCCAGCCCAGCTCGGCCAGGCGCTGGCCGATGCGCGGGGCGTCGCCGCGGCCGCGGGGGGTTAAGGGGCGGCGATGGTCGCTTAAGCCCGGGTCGGCCCAGTCGCTTTTGGCGTGTCGCATCAAGATCAGGCGGCGTTGCATGGCGTGGTTCCTTCTCGGAGCGGGCCGAAGCGCTGGCGAGCGTGCGCCTCGTCGGAGTCGGTGGCCGGCGGGTTGGCGGGCCGGGCGATCGCGTCGAAATCAAAGGCCGAACAAGCCCGGCCGGGGTGGGGAGACGGGCGAATCTTCTCCGCTTCGGAAGCTGTGGTCAACGCGGCGAGGTGTCGCGGTGTTTAGCTTCCAGCTTGAGTAGCGATGGAGACGTTCGGGCGACACCCCTGACCGGGGGCGACCCGGCCAAGCAGTCGCCGAGAAGCGGCACCGGAGGATGTCTATGCGAGTACCGGTTGAGATCGCGTTCAAACATGTCGAGGTCAGCGCCTCGCTGGAGCAGCTGGTGCGCGAGCGGGTGGAACGCCTGCCGCGTTATTTTCCGCGCATCATCGCCTGCCGGGTGGCCGTGGAGGCCGCCAGCCGAAACAACCAGCACGAGGTCACCGGCTACCGGGTGCGCGTGGAGGTCAGCGTGCCGGGCAACGAGCTGGTGGCCACCTCCAGCCCCCGGGTCGGGCAGACGCCCAGCGCCATTGTGCAGGATCCCTACCAGGCGGTGCGGGATGCCTTTGTGGCTGTGGAGCGTCGGCTCAAGACCTACGCCGGGAAGTTGCGCGCTGAGCGCAAACCCCGGGCCACGGCTCCTCATGCCGTGATCACACAGCTCAACGCCGAGGAGGGGTTCGGGTTTCTGCGGACCATCGGCGGTCGCGAGATCTATTTTCATCAAAACGCGGTGGTCAACAACGGGTTTGAACACCTGAACATCGGCGATGAAGTGCGCTTTCGGGAGGTCGAGGGCGAAGAGGGGCCGCAGGCCTCCACGGTTGAGGTGGTGGGTCGCCATGGGCGGCATGTGATGGGGCTGATCCCCAGGGTCTGAGCAGCAGGGAGCCACGGTGAGACGACGTAGAAGGACCAGGAGCGAGGAAAGCGACCCGTCGCAGCGCCCGCGCCGCGCGCGGGCCGAGTCGGGCTCAGAGCCCTCCGAACTCGACCAGCGGGTGCGGGCCATTGAGGCCGCCACTCAGCTGGAGACCGAGCGGCTGCGCCGGGTATGCGCCCCGGCAGATCTGGGGCTGAGCAGCAGCCAGGAGCTGGAGCGCGGCGGGGTGCCCGGGCAGGAGCGCGCCCGGGAGGCGCTGGGCTTCGGCCTCTCGATGCAGCGGCCGGGCTACCATATCTTTGCCATCGGGCCCCCCGGGCTGGGCAAGCATGAGCAGATTCTTCAGACCCTCAACGAGGAGGCCACGCGCCGCCCGGCGCCCCACGCCTGGTGCTACGTGTACAACTTTGAGAATCCCCGGGCACCGCGCGCACTGCAGCTGGCCCGGGGGCGCGCCACCGAGCTCCGAGAGGCCATGGAGGAGTTCGTCGAGGCGCTGCGCGACGCGCTGCCCCGGGCGCTGGAGAGCCCGGAGTACGCCCGCACCCGCCGCGATCTCGACGAGGGCTTTGAGCGGCGCCAGAAAGCCGCCCTCGACGAGGTCCGCGCAAAGGCCCAGGAGCATCAGGTCGCGGTGATTCAGACCCCCTCCGGCGTGGTGATGGCCCCGGTGGTCGACGACGAGGTGCTCGGCCCGATGGCCTTTCAGGAGCTGGAGGCCGGGGAGCGCACACGCTTTGAAGAAGCCCTGGAGACCTTGCACACCGAGCTCGAAGACAGCCTGCGCGAGCTGGCGGCGCTGGAGAGCGAGCACCGCCGCCAGGTCGAGGCGCTGGAGGAGGCCACGGTGCGCGCCGAAGTCGATGCGCGCCTTAAACCCCTGTGCGAGGCCTTCGCCGATTGCCCACAGGTGCTCGATTACCTGCAGGCGGTGGAGGATGACATCGTCGAGCATGCCGAGGCCTTCGTCGGCCAGAGCGGCGCCGACCAGGGCGGCCTGCTGCCCGGGTTGCAGGCCGGACAGGCCACCGCCGAAATTGCCCGGCGCTACGAGGTCAACGTGCTTCACGAAGATCTCAAGGTCCAGGGTGCCCCGGTGGTTCAGGAGCATCATCCCAACTTTGAGAACCTCTTCGGGCGCATCGATCATCGGGCGCAGCTGGGCGCGATCTCCACCGACTTTACGATGATCCGTCCGGGAGCCCTGCACCGCGCCAACGGCGGCTTCCTGGTGCTGGATGTGCGCCAGGTGCTCATGCAGCCGATGGTCTGGGAGCAGCTCAAACGCGCGCTGCGCGCCGGCGAGCTGCGCATTGAGAGCCCGGCCCAGGTCATGGGGCTTTTCTCCACCCAGAGTCTGGAGCCCGAACCGGTGGCGCTCGACGTCAAGGTGATCCTGGTCGGGGAGCGTCGCCTCTACTACCTGCTGGAGGCCTACGATCCGGATGTCTCCGACCTCTTTAAGGTGATGGCCGACTTTGAGGCCACGGTGGAGCGCGATGCCCAGGTGGAGGGGTTTTTGAAGATGGTCGCCTGGCGGGCCGAGCAGCTGGAGGTGGGGATGCTCTCGGTCGGCGCGCTGGCGCGGCTGGTGGAGTGGGGCGCCCGGCAGGCCGAAGACGCCCGCCGGCTCTCGGTGGCCGTGGAGCGCGTCGATGAGGTGCTGGCCGAGAGCGACTGGCAGCGCACGCAGCGCCAGGGCGATGAGGTGCAGGTCGAGGATGTGGAGGCCGCGCTGCAGGCTCGCCGCCGGCGGGCCTCCCGGCTGCGCGAGCGCATGGAAGATGCCATGGAGCGCGGCGTGCTCCATGTGGATCTGGAGGGCGAGCAGATCGCTCAGGTCAACGCCCTCTCGGTGGTCGAACTCGCTGGCGAGCGCTTCGGGCGCCCCAGCCGCATCACGGCCAGCGTGCAGGTGGGGGCCGGACAGCTGCTCGATATTGAGCGCGAGGTGGAGCTCAGCGGAGCCCTGCACGCCAAGGGCGTGCTGATTCTGGGCGGGTATCTGGGCCACGAGTTCGGGCAGCAGCGCCCGCTAGCGCTCTCCGCGCGTCTGGTCTTTGAGCAGTCCTATGGCGGGGTCGACGGCGACAGCGCCTCGCTGGCCGAAACCCTGGCGCTGCTCTCGGCCATCAGCACGCTACCGCTGAAGCAGGGGCTTGCCATCACCGGCTCGATCGACCAGCGAGGGCGCGTGCAGGCCATCGGCGGGGTCAACGCCAAGATCGAGGGCTTCTTCGATGTCTGTCAGCGCCACGGGCTCAGCGGTGAGCAGGGTGTGGTAGTCCCGGCGAGCAACGCCCAGCATTTGATGCTCTCGGATCGGGTGGTGGAGGCGGTGAGAGACGGGAAGTTCTTTATTTATGCGGTCGAGACGGTGCGACAGGCCGTGGCTCTGATGTTTGGTCTGCCCGCCGGACGCCGCACTGACGACGACGCCTTTGAGGAAGATAGCGTCTTCGGTCAGGTCGACCGCCGCCTCGAAGCGCTGGCCCGCGCGGCCCGACACTTCGACAGCCGCGGAGCCGCGCTGGGGTCCACGCACTCCCCCCAGGCCCCGGCGCCCGAGGAGCCGCCAAGCCCCGATCCGCCCACCGCTGAGGATGCCGAGGAGGAGCAGAGCGAGGCGCCCGCGCGTGGCTCAAGGACCCGAAAGTCCAGGAGGAGAGGATGACCATCGACGATAAGTACGTGTATCGCTTTGAGGAGGGCAAGGCTCAGGGTGACGCCTCGCTCTTTGAACTCCTGGGCGGCAAGGGTGCCGGGCTGGCCGAGATGGCTCGCCTGGGCATGCCGGTGCCCCCCGGGATGACTCTGACGACCGAGGCCTGTCGCAGCTATCTGGATCAGGGGTTCTTCCCCGAAGGCATGGAGATCCAGGTGCGCAAGGGCATTGCCTGGCTCGAATTGAAGACCGGCCGCGGGTTTGGCCTCCCGGAGAATCCGCTCCTGGTCAGCGTGCGCTCTGGCGGCGCCAGCAGTATGCCCGGGATGATGGACACGGTGCTCAATCTGGGCATCAGTGAGGAGGTGGTCGAGGGCCTGGCACGCCAGACCGGCGACCGGCGTTTTGCCTACGATTGCCTGCGACGCTTTGTGCAGATGTACGCCAGCGTGGTCATGGACGTGGATGACGCGTTGCTCGAAGAGGTGCTGGTCGGCCACCGCCAGGCCCGGGGTTTTGAGCACGACAGCGAGCTGAGCTGGGAAGATCTGCGGGACATCAGTGAGTCGATGCGCCTGAAGGTCGTGGAGCAGACCGGCCGCGACATCCCGCGGGGGCCCTACGGCCAGCTCTGGGGCGCGGTGGAAGCGGTCTTCCGCAGCTGGAACGCGCCGCGGGCGAAGTTCTACCGCAGCCAGCACGCGATGACCGGCGGATGGGGCACCGCGGTCAACATCATGACGATGGTCTTTGGAAACCTGGGCGAGGACAGCGCCAGCGGGGTGGCCTTTAGCCGCAACCCCTCCACCGGAGAGGCGCAACCTTATGGGGAGTTCATGGTGGGCACCCAGGGCGAAGACGTCGTCGGGGGCCGGCGCCAGCCCGGGCCGCTGAGCCTGGCTGAGGAAGAGGAGGGGGGGCCGGAGTCGATGCAACGCCTGATGCCCGGGCCCTACGAGGCGCTCTGCGAGTGCATGGAGCGTCTGGAGGTGAACTACCGCGATGTGCAGGATGTGGAGTTCTGCGTGGAGCGCGGGAAGTTCTGGATGTTGCAGACCCGGGCGGCCAAACGCACCGGCCAGGCGGCGGTGCGCATCGCGCTGGAGATGTGCGAGGAGGGGTTGATCGACGAGAAGGAGGCGATCCTGCGTGTGGACCCGAAGCTGCACATTGAGCGGGCGCTGCACCGCCAGATCGCCGGCACCCCTGGCGAGGCGCTGGCCTACGGGCAGGCCGCCTCACCCGGAGCAGCCTGCGGAGAGGTTGCGCTAAGCTCGGAGCAGGCCGCTCGCCGCAGCTCCGAGGGGGCGGACGTGATCCTGGTGCGGCCGATGACCTCGGCCGATGATGTCGAGGGGTTGCACGCGGCCGTGGGCGTGCTCACACAGCAGGGCGGGCTCACCTCGCACGCCGCGGTGGTGGCCCGGGGCATCGGCACCCCCTGCGTCTGCGGGGTGCAGGCATTGCGCATCGACGAAGAGGCCCGGGGCTTCTATCTGGCCGGCGAGTTTTTTGAAGAGGGCGAGACGATCACGATTGATGGGGGCTCCGGCCAGGTCTTTGGGGAGGCCCTGAAACTCAAGGAGCCCCAGATCACCGGGAATCTGGAGACCTTTCTCAACCTGGCCGACCGCTACCGACGTCTGGAGGTCAGGGTCAACGCCGACAGCGCCGCCGAGGCCGAGGGGGCCCGGAAGCTGGGCGCCGAGGGCGTGGGGCTCTGCCGCACCGAACATCTGATCTTGGAGAGCGCCGAGGCGGTGCGGGCAATGCGCCAGGTGCTGCTGACCAACGACTGGGACGTGCGTGAAAAGGGGCTGGAGGAGCTCGTGACCTACCAGCGCCACGAGCTTGCGCAAATTATGCGCGCGATGGACGGGCTGCCGGTCATGGTGCGTCTGCTCGATCCGCCGGCCCACGAGTTTTTGCCGCGCACCCGGGCCGGCCGAAAGAGCGTGGCCGAGGTGCTGGGGCTGAGTGAAGAAGCGGTGAAATGGCGGGTGGAGGCGCTCGAAGAGACCAACCCGATGTTGGGGTTTCGCGG is a window of Lujinxingia litoralis DNA encoding:
- a CDS encoding HPF/RaiA family ribosome-associated protein encodes the protein MRVPVEIAFKHVEVSASLEQLVRERVERLPRYFPRIIACRVAVEAASRNNQHEVTGYRVRVEVSVPGNELVATSSPRVGQTPSAIVQDPYQAVRDAFVAVERRLKTYAGKLRAERKPRATAPHAVITQLNAEEGFGFLRTIGGREIYFHQNAVVNNGFEHLNIGDEVRFREVEGEEGPQASTVEVVGRHGRHVMGLIPRV
- a CDS encoding Lon protease family protein, with product MRRRRRTRSEESDPSQRPRRARAESGSEPSELDQRVRAIEAATQLETERLRRVCAPADLGLSSSQELERGGVPGQERAREALGFGLSMQRPGYHIFAIGPPGLGKHEQILQTLNEEATRRPAPHAWCYVYNFENPRAPRALQLARGRATELREAMEEFVEALRDALPRALESPEYARTRRDLDEGFERRQKAALDEVRAKAQEHQVAVIQTPSGVVMAPVVDDEVLGPMAFQELEAGERTRFEEALETLHTELEDSLRELAALESEHRRQVEALEEATVRAEVDARLKPLCEAFADCPQVLDYLQAVEDDIVEHAEAFVGQSGADQGGLLPGLQAGQATAEIARRYEVNVLHEDLKVQGAPVVQEHHPNFENLFGRIDHRAQLGAISTDFTMIRPGALHRANGGFLVLDVRQVLMQPMVWEQLKRALRAGELRIESPAQVMGLFSTQSLEPEPVALDVKVILVGERRLYYLLEAYDPDVSDLFKVMADFEATVERDAQVEGFLKMVAWRAEQLEVGMLSVGALARLVEWGARQAEDARRLSVAVERVDEVLAESDWQRTQRQGDEVQVEDVEAALQARRRRASRLRERMEDAMERGVLHVDLEGEQIAQVNALSVVELAGERFGRPSRITASVQVGAGQLLDIEREVELSGALHAKGVLILGGYLGHEFGQQRPLALSARLVFEQSYGGVDGDSASLAETLALLSAISTLPLKQGLAITGSIDQRGRVQAIGGVNAKIEGFFDVCQRHGLSGEQGVVVPASNAQHLMLSDRVVEAVRDGKFFIYAVETVRQAVALMFGLPAGRRTDDDAFEEDSVFGQVDRRLEALARAARHFDSRGAALGSTHSPQAPAPEEPPSPDPPTAEDAEEEQSEAPARGSRTRKSRRRG
- the ppdK gene encoding pyruvate, phosphate dikinase, which encodes MTIDDKYVYRFEEGKAQGDASLFELLGGKGAGLAEMARLGMPVPPGMTLTTEACRSYLDQGFFPEGMEIQVRKGIAWLELKTGRGFGLPENPLLVSVRSGGASSMPGMMDTVLNLGISEEVVEGLARQTGDRRFAYDCLRRFVQMYASVVMDVDDALLEEVLVGHRQARGFEHDSELSWEDLRDISESMRLKVVEQTGRDIPRGPYGQLWGAVEAVFRSWNAPRAKFYRSQHAMTGGWGTAVNIMTMVFGNLGEDSASGVAFSRNPSTGEAQPYGEFMVGTQGEDVVGGRRQPGPLSLAEEEEGGPESMQRLMPGPYEALCECMERLEVNYRDVQDVEFCVERGKFWMLQTRAAKRTGQAAVRIALEMCEEGLIDEKEAILRVDPKLHIERALHRQIAGTPGEALAYGQAASPGAACGEVALSSEQAARRSSEGADVILVRPMTSADDVEGLHAAVGVLTQQGGLTSHAAVVARGIGTPCVCGVQALRIDEEARGFYLAGEFFEEGETITIDGGSGQVFGEALKLKEPQITGNLETFLNLADRYRRLEVRVNADSAAEAEGARKLGAEGVGLCRTEHLILESAEAVRAMRQVLLTNDWDVREKGLEELVTYQRHELAQIMRAMDGLPVMVRLLDPPAHEFLPRTRAGRKSVAEVLGLSEEAVKWRVEALEETNPMLGFRGGRLAMVYPQLYEAQVQAIVEASRQVEDEGVRTGVEIAIPMIADPGEAQHLSAVVHDAVARHLYGMTRDTDVKVGVMVEVPRAAMLAGELALEADFFSFGTNDLTQLMWGMSRDDASRFIDAYREQGVLTEDPFEIIDRGGVGQLMRKAIRQGRLVHPQLTIGVCGEHAGEPTSIRFFEALNLDYLSVSMFRIAGARLAAAQAFIAEGKSARYGEAWRGEQTPMRRQGGGES